The genomic segment TACTGTCCGGCTCAATGCCGAGCCCCAATTTAAACTCATCCGCATTCTTCAATAATTCTTCTATCAATATAATATATTTGACTTCATCATCCGGTTCGAAGCTCATTAATTCTCTTTTTTCATTTTCTGACAATCCCCCGTTGTTTTCTTTCCTACGTAGTTCTGAAAGTTTTTCAAGTTTTTTATCATCATCAAGATGATAAATAACCGGATAATCTATTTTAGAAGATATATCTATTATTTTCTTCAATGTTTCCTCTTGTTGTACTTGCTTCAAAATATCTCTTACATACCGTTTCAAGCCTTTTGCTGTTTTATATGGATGATTTATCATCGGGATATTATTAATATTCATATTATTTATCTCCTATCTTTTTTGAGCCGATTTTATAATTAATTGTATTGATTGAGTTGAAAGATTTTGGCTCGTTTTGTCTTCCTCCTCAATTTGGTTGTTTAACCATTTATCCAATTCTTCAGCAAAGAAATACAGATTACGTCCTGACCTGTGGCAAGGTATATTGTCTGTCGCTGATAATTTATAGAGTTTAGATGAACTTAATTTATACCCTTGTTTTTGGATATATCTTAAAGCTTGCTCCTTATTCAGCCACTTTGGTATTTCTTCCCTTTTTTCTATTCTGTTCATCAGAATATTTTTTATCTCCGATATTTCCTGAATCAGATAATCTATCCGTTCCGGCAACGTGTCATAACTTGTTTTTTGATGTTCCATACCTTTTGTTTTTTGTTTCTGGTGCAAAGTTCGCCAACTTTTGAAAGGGCATAAAAAGGCACGTTCAGGCACATTTAGGCACGATTGTATTAAATTAATTATTAATCGGTTACATGTATTATCGAAAAGGAATTATTGATTTTGGCACGTTCAGGCATGAAATATATTTGATTAGTTGGCTACGTTTTGTATTTTTGTCATAAACATCATGTAGTAATATGGCAAAGAAAAGAATACCGATAGACAAAGAGAGGTTTGAAACTTTAAAAAACGAGTTAGTAAGAGTTTCTAATATAGATTTGAGTTCAGATAATGCATACTCTGACTTATGTGATTATATAAAGAAACAGAGCAATACAAATTTTCCTCTCCCAAAATATGAAGACGGAAGCGTTATCCAGCAATCTGAAACTATCAGCGTTGATACATTACGTCGTTATTGGGGAGATAAGGATGCAGACAAGGAAAGAAAGCCGGATGTTGGAAAATTATCTTTCATGGCTCGTGCTTTAGGATATAAGGATTGGGAAACATTCTGCCACGAATACAAACAGACCAATACGGACTTTGATATAGAGAAAGGATTCAATGGAATGGACTATTTCAAGTTTTCTTCGTTATGCAAAAATGAAATAATCTGTATCGGCTGGTATCCTCAAAAATATTGCAGATTGAAGTTTTTAGGAGAATATTCTTTTGAGGTTGTTGAATCCTATAGAATGGAAAGTAAAGTTGGACGCAAGTTTGAAACTTCCGGTTTTCGTCTCGCCCCAATATCAGACAAGGCTATTTTTCCAGAAGTCTTAATAGAGCCATTATATGAATATCAAGAAGATTTATGGAATGCCATAGAAAACTTTGATATAAAGAATTGCCCTACAGAAATCCTTTTATAAGAAAAGATAAAAGTGAACAAAGTGAGTAAAGTGAACTATATTTTATAATAGAGTATATTCTTATTTTATAGACCATATAAACGATATAAAACCTTATACTTTTTATAAAATATAGTTCACTTTACTCACTTTATCCACTATGTGAAAATTTTCTACTTTAGATTTTTTCTCCAATATTTGAGATATGTTCTTGCTTCCTTATATTGGGTATAGAGAAGAAAGATAAAGCTCAATACGAGAGACGAAAACAGCCTCATTTTTGGTATGGAGAAATAATAATTTCACGTCTATTTGGAAGCGAAAAGGACATGCAGAAAATCGTTTATTCTTGTGAGAAAACTGTTGCGTTTCGTGAGCTTCATGTCGCCTTCTCCCAAAAGAAGCCACCTTGCGTTGATAGACGGAAAGGCAATCAGTATCTTTTGCACCATCCAGATAGTAGGAAGTTCTTTTCTGAATAAAATGTTCATTAGTATAGTAAAAGACAATCCCGTTCTTTGACAAAAATCAGGGACGGGAGGAGATTCTTTTTCGGCAACCTGTTTGATTCTGGCTTGTAGGAGACGTAAAATAAACTGTGTCATGCGGCGTTTTCTTCCAAGCTCATCGGTCGGGGATCGGCCAGCGCCAAGGGGGTGCACCAGCACTCCCGACGAGCGTAAAGTTACAACAATTTAAATCTGTCTCCAAACTTTATCGCTAATTGTTGTGCGATGGCCGCCCAGTTGGCTATGGGCATGGTCCATTTCTTGCGTATGTTGCGGTAAGCGAGATAAACCAACTTTTCAAGGGCGGTGTCGTTAGGGAACACGCCCTTGTTTTTTGTCACTTTCCGCACTTGGCGGTGATAGCCCTCGACTGTATTCGTGGTATAAATCATACGTCGTATATCCGACGTAAACTGGAAGTATTCAGTAAGCCTTTCCCAGTTATCCTGCCAAGACTTGATAACGATAGGGTATTTCTCACCCCATTTTTCTTCCAGATTAAAAAGTCCTGTCTCAGCGGATTCCTTATTTACCGCACCATAGACATGTTTCAGATCCCTCATGAACTCTTTTTGGTGCTTGCTGCCGACATACTTGATGGAGTTACGTACCTGATGGACAATACAGAGCTGGACAATAGTATCAGGAAACACACTTTGGATAGCGTCTGGGAAGCCTTTCAATCCGTCAACACAAGCTATGAGTATGTCACAGACACCACGGGTCTGCAAGTCTGTCAATACATTCAGCCAGAAGTTCGCGCCCTCATTCTTAGAGATATACATCCCTAACAGATCCTTATGTCCCTCGCTGTCCAGAGCCAGTACATTGTAAATCGCACGGGTTACGGCACAGCCTCTCTCGTCCATTACCTTATAATGGATGGCATCCATCCAGACTATCGGATAAACGCTGTCCAGGCTACGGGAACGCCATGCCTTTATTTCCGGAAGTACACGATCGGTGATGGCGCTAATTGTCTCAGCAGACACACGATTACCCAAGTTCTCCTCCATCCAGTCACTTATCTCACGTGTGCTGTTTCCCAAAGCATAAAGTCCGATGATACGGTCTGCAACACCTTCTGCAAGAATGGTTTCACGCTTTTTTATGAACTGGGGTTCAAAGGTGGAGTTACGGTCACGAGGGGTAGATACGGTGACTTCTCCCATCGAAGTCTGTACTTGTTTTTGCATCTTGCCATTACGACGGTTGCCACTCATGCGTTCATCCTCAGAAAGATGAGCGTCCATCTCACCTTCAAGGGCAGCATTTAATATACTCTCCAACAACGGAGCAAAAGCACCGTCCTTACCTAACAAGGGTTTACCAGACTTCAACTGTTCAAGAGCCTTGTTCTTGATACTTTCAAAATCAAATTCTTCACTCATAAAATAAACTGTGTTAGCAAAGTTAATATTTTATTCTTTTCCTTAGCTGACACAGTTCAAATTACGGACTCGGCTTGTATGCCACCATTCAGAACATCCCAAAAGGACAAAGGTAAATTGATGTTCTTTATATGAACCGCTTCTTTGAATAACGGTGCAATCTCAAATGGCGAATGTTTGGATATTCCGCATCCTATCTCTGTAACTAAAAAAGTATATTCCGAATGTTGTTCTGCATATAGTAGAAAATCATCAATATGTTTTTTAAGATTCTCAATGTCTTTGGAAGGCATCGCATAGGTCTGTCCCTGTATTCCCGCAGCCTGTCCCATAATAGCACCGAATTTCATCGCTGTTGCTGCGGCATTTCCATTATGTACACCATTTGAGTTTGAACCGAACACGAATATTTCATTTGTTTTCAGCTCCGTAATGTTATAAGGGGTAATTCTGTTATTCATAATTTTAAAATTTTGGGTATAAAAAATCCTCTCATTGCATAAGCAACAAGAGGATATTATTTTGAGTTGATATTAGTTCAACGAAATAAGATTGATGATTTTGTTTCCGTTTTCTGCAACATTATCGATAACAACTTCATCTGTTTCTGTGATAGTTCCTACGACATTTACACCGTCTGAATATCTGAAACCGGTGAATGTGATATTAGAACTTTCAGAATTTGCCGAAAGACTTTGTATTTCATAATCCAAAATTTGAAACTGAGATTCTTGATAATCTTTCATTGCTATTTTTGAGAAAGTTGTATTGCTACGGTTGTACCATGCTTTATTTGTGCGAATATCTCCAATATTAATCTGCTTATCGAGTTGTGTACATTTTTCTCCGTCAAACTCATAATATTCATTCAGCACCATTGTTTTGCGTACATGATTAGGTACAAATCGCCAATACCCATTGAATTGTTCATCAGATATGGTACATATTGTTTTTTCTTCTAAATCATTATTACCGACAGTCTTATATTGAATAATTGCATTATTGCGAATAGAATATAAATTACCGTTAAAGATGAATGTATAAGTATCTGAAATCGGATAAATTCTACCACCGGGACACTTCACACGACAATTCTGTTGTTGTTCTTGACCACTCCAATACACAACAAAGCCATTGTCGGTTACAGTGAAACCATTACATCTAACTTCATCAGGTAACATTTTCTGCATCGTAAAATCTGAAACATTCAATTTGTATATTTGTCTATATTCTGGATAATTTGAATTAGAAGAAGAAGCAATATAAATGTTCCCTTGATTATCCAATATTGTTTTCAACGAACCGTCACCCAAATATACATCTATTTCCTTGGGCCATCGATATATCTTTTCTGTTTGGACATCAACAATGGAGAGGTATTCTGTACTACCCCAACCTACACTTATACCTTCACCATCAGGTCCAGGTTTATAGAACAAATCGATAATATCTTGTGCGATAGGATTTACAAGAAGAACTTTATCGCTCAATTTCAAAACTTTATGAATACCAATATTATGGTCTTGACCGTCTTCTCCCTTGATTGATAACTTTACCTCATTACCTGATAAGTCAAGTTTGTAATAAGAGTCGTCCCCTGTTGCTCTTGTTGCGGATGATTTCTGATAAATCATCTTGGCGTCACTCACATTCAAATTCGTAAGGTATTTATAACCTTCTTCATAATTGATATTGCCACTACCGGAACCACCGTCATCACTACATGCAGTAAATAAAGCTACCGCACCTAACATTAATAAAAATTTCTTCATAATTACCAGAATGTCGTTTCTCCCTTAGCCTCAAATCAGAAGAGTTCATAAATGCAGAAAAGCGTGAGGCCATTAACTTATTTTATACGACGGGCTCTGGTAAGACCTTGAACTAAAACAAGCAACAGTCCCCACGCCATATACGGATATGACGCAAGAGATGTCAACTTATTCCCGTTCTACAGATAGTTTACCAGACTTCGTCGTAGAGAATCAGTTAAACACTTTCGTGTACCTTAAATTTCTAATATGTCCGCCATGTTGCCATGACGATGCAAAATTAGAAAAAATAAGGCACATCACAAAGTTACATCTCATAAAGAGACTGTTGCAGGTTACAAAATTAGATATTCTTATTCATTCAGCATTTCATCAATGGCGAATTCGTGAAGTTCATGCTCCAGCTTCATTTCTTTAAGCCGTTCTTCTTTCTTCTGAAAATAATCATCGCCCAAACCTTTTTCTTCGAGTGCCTTGTCGAATTTATCAAGTATTTCATCTGAAACACATTCTTCATCGTCATTATCGATTGACTCGTCCAATACAGCAAGCATATCCTCCATTGTGTATTTCTGTTCTTGTGAAGAAGTATCTTCCGTTAATGAAAACTCTGTATCATCCTCACAATCAATATCCGGCCCTAACATATCTATAAGCTCATCGATTGTATAATCTTTGTCTTTAAAAGAATCTTTCGTATTTTCTTCTTTGACAATCGGCTCTTGAGCACCGGTTTCCTGTATGCTTTCTTTTTGAGCAGACATTTTAGTCTTTGGTGCTTTCTTTGAAGATTTCTTTTTAGTCTCTACAACTTCGGTAGTCACCGCTTGTTCTTCTTTTACTTTTTTCTTTCGTGTCATAACTTTATTTATTTTGACAATTAGTAATATTCCGAATAGTTGAATTTTCGGTTAATACATATATCCTCTTTTTTACCGGAATATAAAAGAAAAAGGTATTTTAACTATATTCTTAACCTGAATTAAGCTCTCGCACCGGTAATTTTGCATAAAGAAAGCCCGATTCCCTAATGAATAGAATTACCGGGCAGGAAAGTAAGAAGAGCCCCATATAGGCTATATAGGCTACAAAAACGAGGTCAAAAGGTTAGTGTTCTTAGCACGCTCCTCTTTCTCAAAACTCGCCAGATATGCTTCCGTAGTCCTCAGGTCGGTATGTCCTAAGGATTCACTTATATAAGAGATATTGGCTCCGCTTCGTTTCAATACGGTAGCGTATGAATGTCTTGCGGTGTATGTGGTGATATTGCCGATACCCAATTCTTCACCTATCAACTTCATACGTTTGTTGATTCGCTTGACAACATCGCGTACAATCGCTTTACGCTCTATAGCCGTTTCATGCCCTTTCATATAAGGAAATATGTAATTATCGGGTAACGGTTTGTTTCCCCACTTGTCAATTATTGTCTGTAATTGGGAAGAAACAACCGCACGTATCTCTTTCCTGTTCTTTGTCGTGCGCTCTGTTTTCTGTCTCACAAAACATATTTCACCGTCCACAATATCCGAGAATTTCAATTTCAGCATGTCTGTCGGATTGATACCGTTGCACAAGTAAATGAATATCCAGAGGTCTTTATATCTGTTAGTGGTTTCATTTTCACTCTTATAATCGAAAATGGCCTTCAACTGTTTCTTTGTCAATCCTTTCTTTCTTCCGATACCGGTCTTTATCTCGAACAGACCTTTTCCGAATGGGTATTGCGATTCTTTGATAATGCCGGCTCTCTTGGCTTCATTCATCAAAGTACGAATATTTCTCATGTGCATACCGATTGTAGAAATACTTCTCGTTTTCGACCAAAGTCTTTCGCATTTTTGTAACCATTCTACCGTAACAGTACTAAATGGAATATCTTTGCCGCCGACTTCCTCAACCATTACCAATGTAGTTTGATAGAACTGCATTGTCCCGATTCTTTCTTCGTTTTTCAGTTCCTCAATCTTAGCTCGTATGGCACTGTTCAGAGTATCACCGGTAGCTTTTCCCAAACGTAAATTGAGCGTATTGAAAGAGAATGTTCCTTTCTCTGCCAGAGCTTCAACATTCATACGGACTAAAGAAAAACTACTTTCAATGGCTTGTCTGATTTTCCTGCTTTCAGAAGATTTGCTATCCGGCAGTTTGTTCCATTCTTCTTTTGTCATGCAGATACCAATAGAATAATACTTGGGCTTTCTTTGATAATAAACCTTGATTTTAACAGGATATTTGCCTTCTTTGTTGGCAGTACGTGCATCAAGTACCGTAGAGACTACGATACCGTCTTTTGAAAAATTATACATGGTTTTAGTGATTACCCGCAAGCGGAATTGCTTACGATAGTCTATATATCCTCATTTGAATGGAAATATAAACGTTTTGAAGCCTTTTGAATATTGGTTTTGAGTAGTTTAGACATTAATTTCAAACGGGTAAAAGACAATAGAAAGGACAGTATAAGACTATAAACAATTGTAATACAACAATATACTACAGCTACAAGAAGACAAAGCTCTCTCAATAATCATAAGAAAGTGTCGAAAAACCGTATAAAACTAAATAATAAAAAATATTAAATATCTTATAACCAATAGATACAGATAATTCCATTTGTTAATATACAATACTCTTATAAAAAGAGAATCAAACATCTATATAGCGAATAACGATTACTGTAAAATATTTCAAAAAATGTAATCTAAATAACTATAAATAGGTAAACTTTTTGTGGCAATATTTGTATATACAACAAATTATAGGTAATTTTGCCACAGAAATTATAGGAGACACTCATGAAAACGATTAATCAAATTATTGGAGAAAATCTAAAGAAAATTAGAGAGTTATCCGGTTTTACGCAAGAACAGATAGCTAAATCCATTGGGATAGAACGTTCTGCATATAGCAATTATGAAGGAGGAACAAGAGAAGTTCCGTACGATATTTTAGAACGGCTTTCAAATCTATTTGGTTGTGAACCTTTTATTCTGTTTGAAGATAATATTCAAGCTGATAATGAAATTATGGCCACCGCTTTTAGAATTTCCGATTTAGAAGACGGTGATTTGAAAGAAATAGCAAATTTCAAGGATATTGTGAAATCATACCTAAAAATGGAACGAATAGCCCAAAATGAAGCTGAATAAATTTATTATAGAAAGACAAGTATCAGAGTTTCGTACAGATAATGGGCTTAGTTCATCCGAGCCTATTACATTGAAAAGCCTGCTCCTAAAACTGAATGTACTTACAATTTTCAGACCCCTGTCTGAGAATTTTTCAGGTATGTGTTTAAAGGATAATTCCGGACACCGTTTCATGCTCATCAATTCTAATCAGCCGCGAGGAAGACAGCATTTTACAATTGCCCACGAGTTATATCACTTATTTATAGAAGAAAAACCGACACCGCATAAATGCAACCCGGGATACAGTAAAAATAAAGTAGAGCAGAATGCGGATATGTTTGCCTCCTCCTTATTAATGCCGGAAGCCGGAATTTGTCAGTTAATACCTGAAACAGAACTAAATACTAGAAACATTTCCATAGCAACGATTTTAAAACTTGAACACTATTTTTCTGTCTCTCGTTCGGCTCTGTTATATCGATTATTAAATATTGGCCTCATATCAGAAAACACGCGTACCCAACTTTCCGAAATAGGAGTAAAACACTCTGCAAGATGTTTCGGATATGATACAGCTCTATACGAAGCTGCAAATGAGGGGTTGGTTATCGGTGATTTTGGAGAGAAGGCACGTAATTTATTCGATAAAGAAAAAATTTCAGAAAGCCATTATATGGAGCTACTCAGTAAAATAAGTATCAATGGAACACAAGAAAACGAAAATAGTACTCGATGCTGATGTAATTATCCATTTTATAGAAGCGGGTAACTTTTCACTATTGCCTGATATATTCCCCGAATATGAATATATAATATTAGACGTGGTTTACAATGAAGTTTCAAAGAACTCTAAAACAAGAGGTTTCATAGATAATTATCTCTGCTACTTTTCTAAATTAAGAAAAGAGATATTTTCTCCCAAAGGAGAATCTATGAAAGAGTATTTCTCGTTGCAACGTAGATTGGGACAAGGGGAAAGTGCGTGTATGATTTATTGCAGAGATAACCAAGATGTATTAGGGAGTAGCAATTTAAGAGACATAAAAGAATATTGTTCCCAAAACAATATCACTTATCTGACAACCCTTGACTTTCTGTATTATGCTTATTGCAGGAAGAAAATGACGCAACAAGAATGTACTGAATTTATGCAGGCTGTGAATGATGCAGGAAGTAAACTTCCTATCATTGATATAACTCAATATATATGCAGTGTGCAAATCTAAATTGCGCACGAATAAAAGCAATTAAGTATGACAATAAAGCACGATGACATAATTATTTCAAAGGAAAACCCATTTGAAAATTGCAAATTAAACCGTCAAATATATGCATCAATATTATCCGATATTATTAGTTCTTACAGAGAAGGATTTGTTTTGAGCATCAACGGACAATGGGGAAGCGGGAAAACTACATTCGTAAAAATGTGGGAGCAGCAACTAAAAAACAATGATTATAAAACCCTCTATTTCAATGCATGGGAAAATGATTTATTAACTGATCCTTCTGTAGCGATCCTTGGAGAATTAAAAAAATTACTATACAAGAATGATGAAAGGATATTTAATAAGATTTTAAAAACTACTGCTACTGTAACGAGAAATATAATTCCTTCGTTAGGAAAAGCAATAGCTAACCATTATATAGATAACGAAATAGTAACGGAAACTATAGAAAATGCTTTATCAGCAACAACCGAAATTTTAGAGAAAGAAATAGAAGAATATTGCAAAAGGAAGAAAGGTATTGATGAATTTAAGGAATTACTAACAGAATATGTTAAAGCTGAAAGTCCTGATAAGCCTATAGTATTTATTATAGATGAATTAGATCGATGTCGTCCAAGTTATGCTGTTGAAGTATTAGAGAAAGTAAAACACTTTTTCTCTGTAAATGGAATTGTTTTTATTTTATCAATAGATAAATCACAAATGTGTAATTCTATTAAAGGATTCTATGGTAGCGAAAGTATTGATAGCGAAGATTATTTACTGCGATTTATAGATTTAGAGTATAGACTCCCTGAGCCTGACCCGAAAGTATTCTGTGAATATTTATATGACTACTTTGATTTCAAGAACTTTTTCAACAATCAAAACAGATTAGATTCTTTTCGTAATAAATCAGAAGATGAAGAATTTATAAAATTTGCAGCAATGCTTGCTAATGCGTCAAAACTGACATTACGCCAACTGGAAAAGTTATTTGCTCATTCAAGAATAGCTCTTAAATCTTTCGAATATCAAGAATATGTTACTCCGCCTTTATTCTTCTTTTTAGTTTATGTTAGAAATCATAAAACGGTTATATATAATAAGATTAAATCTAAGCAATTTGACATCCAAGAATTAGTAACATTTCTTGAAACCACAATTAATGTAACTTCTAGCAACTCAACAAACAACTTTTTAATAGTGGAATTACTCGTATTTTACATGACCTACTGTAACGAATATGAAAGAACAGAAAAAATTGTTTTACTGAATGAAGAGCAAAATCCCTTATTTTCTACAAAAATCAAAATTGAAGAATTAAGAAGCTATGTGAGATATTGTGACGGAGAATATAGAGGGAATAATATACTCAAACATTTATTGAATAAAATAGAATTATATAGCAGACTAATTTCGTAATCCAATCATATATGAATTATCAATCCCATATTGAAAATCAATCATAATTAAGGCACCTATGTTAGAAACAATCTTCTCAAATTTGATTTCAGGATTTCTTTTAGAGATATTCAAAAAGAAAGATAACAATAAAAAAATTGCATTGCCTATCTCTATACTAAATGAAACACTGGAAATAGATAAATCAACAAAACAATCTATCCCTGAATATAATATAAGAATACTTGAAGCAATAAAACTTCTTAATGTAAACAAAAGAGATCCAATGCTTAATGGGGCTTCAATTGCTGAAGATTTATCAATAGAGAGCATTTCATTAATCGAGGACATCATAAATGGGAGTATTATGCCATCATCAAGCATGTTATCATGCTTTGCAGAGAAGTATGAGATCGATTTAGATTGGTTAAAAACAGGATGTAATACACCTTTCCACAAACACTGCCTTACCTATACTTGGGCAGAGAATGCAATCCAAATATATAAAGAATACAAGCCTAAAACTGTTTATATTTTCACCGCTGATGTCAAAGAACATTTTACAGCAATAGCTTATCAAAAAACTCATTATGATTTTCGTATAATCCATTGTGAAAGTAATTGGCATTTGAGCAGTA from the Bacteroides eggerthii genome contains:
- a CDS encoding helix-turn-helix domain-containing protein, yielding MEHQKTSYDTLPERIDYLIQEISEIKNILMNRIEKREEIPKWLNKEQALRYIQKQGYKLSSSKLYKLSATDNIPCHRSGRNLYFFAEELDKWLNNQIEEEDKTSQNLSTQSIQLIIKSAQKR
- a CDS encoding IS256 family transposase; this encodes MSEEFDFESIKNKALEQLKSGKPLLGKDGAFAPLLESILNAALEGEMDAHLSEDERMSGNRRNGKMQKQVQTSMGEVTVSTPRDRNSTFEPQFIKKRETILAEGVADRIIGLYALGNSTREISDWMEENLGNRVSAETISAITDRVLPEIKAWRSRSLDSVYPIVWMDAIHYKVMDERGCAVTRAIYNVLALDSEGHKDLLGMYISKNEGANFWLNVLTDLQTRGVCDILIACVDGLKGFPDAIQSVFPDTIVQLCIVHQVRNSIKYVGSKHQKEFMRDLKHVYGAVNKESAETGLFNLEEKWGEKYPIVIKSWQDNWERLTEYFQFTSDIRRMIYTTNTVEGYHRQVRKVTKNKGVFPNDTALEKLVYLAYRNIRKKWTMPIANWAAIAQQLAIKFGDRFKLL
- a CDS encoding site-specific integrase; amino-acid sequence: MYNFSKDGIVVSTVLDARTANKEGKYPVKIKVYYQRKPKYYSIGICMTKEEWNKLPDSKSSESRKIRQAIESSFSLVRMNVEALAEKGTFSFNTLNLRLGKATGDTLNSAIRAKIEELKNEERIGTMQFYQTTLVMVEEVGGKDIPFSTVTVEWLQKCERLWSKTRSISTIGMHMRNIRTLMNEAKRAGIIKESQYPFGKGLFEIKTGIGRKKGLTKKQLKAIFDYKSENETTNRYKDLWIFIYLCNGINPTDMLKLKFSDIVDGEICFVRQKTERTTKNRKEIRAVVSSQLQTIIDKWGNKPLPDNYIFPYMKGHETAIERKAIVRDVVKRINKRMKLIGEELGIGNITTYTARHSYATVLKRSGANISYISESLGHTDLRTTEAYLASFEKEERAKNTNLLTSFL
- a CDS encoding helix-turn-helix domain-containing protein, which gives rise to MKTINQIIGENLKKIRELSGFTQEQIAKSIGIERSAYSNYEGGTREVPYDILERLSNLFGCEPFILFEDNIQADNEIMATAFRISDLEDGDLKEIANFKDIVKSYLKMERIAQNEAE
- a CDS encoding ImmA/IrrE family metallo-endopeptidase; translated protein: MKLNKFIIERQVSEFRTDNGLSSSEPITLKSLLLKLNVLTIFRPLSENFSGMCLKDNSGHRFMLINSNQPRGRQHFTIAHELYHLFIEEKPTPHKCNPGYSKNKVEQNADMFASSLLMPEAGICQLIPETELNTRNISIATILKLEHYFSVSRSALLYRLLNIGLISENTRTQLSEIGVKHSARCFGYDTALYEAANEGLVIGDFGEKARNLFDKEKISESHYMELLSKISINGTQENENSTRC
- a CDS encoding P-loop NTPase fold protein, whose amino-acid sequence is MTIKHDDIIISKENPFENCKLNRQIYASILSDIISSYREGFVLSINGQWGSGKTTFVKMWEQQLKNNDYKTLYFNAWENDLLTDPSVAILGELKKLLYKNDERIFNKILKTTATVTRNIIPSLGKAIANHYIDNEIVTETIENALSATTEILEKEIEEYCKRKKGIDEFKELLTEYVKAESPDKPIVFIIDELDRCRPSYAVEVLEKVKHFFSVNGIVFILSIDKSQMCNSIKGFYGSESIDSEDYLLRFIDLEYRLPEPDPKVFCEYLYDYFDFKNFFNNQNRLDSFRNKSEDEEFIKFAAMLANASKLTLRQLEKLFAHSRIALKSFEYQEYVTPPLFFFLVYVRNHKTVIYNKIKSKQFDIQELVTFLETTINVTSSNSTNNFLIVELLVFYMTYCNEYERTEKIVLLNEEQNPLFSTKIKIEELRSYVRYCDGEYRGNNILKHLLNKIELYSRLIS
- a CDS encoding helix-turn-helix transcriptional regulator, producing the protein MLETIFSNLISGFLLEIFKKKDNNKKIALPISILNETLEIDKSTKQSIPEYNIRILEAIKLLNVNKRDPMLNGASIAEDLSIESISLIEDIINGSIMPSSSMLSCFAEKYEIDLDWLKTGCNTPFHKHCLTYTWAENAIQIYKEYKPKTVYIFTADVKEHFTAIAYQKTHYDFRIIHCESNWHLSSNGIGGTGQNQLVSLYKTMLFLNRFHTFTHGKVVSEDEFFDLITGKCSVNILSHRLNDYRWEDLLDLNLEPTEIAKRKQYYGDDFIEAQNIIKSKVSKDDYDFMNYV